One Meles meles chromosome 13, mMelMel3.1 paternal haplotype, whole genome shotgun sequence DNA segment encodes these proteins:
- the RHOBTB1 gene encoding rho-related BTB domain-containing protein 1 isoform X3 has protein sequence MWYQEIKHFCPRTPVVLVGCQLDLRYADLEAVNRARRPLARPIKRGDILPPEKGREVAKELGIPYYETSVFDQFGIKDVFDNAIRAALISRRHLQFWKSHLKKVQKPLLQAPFLPPKAPPPVIKVPECPTTGTSEAACLLDNPLCADVLFILQDQEHIFAHRIYLATSSSKFYDLFLMECEEAPNGSEGVGEKEKQSRDVQGRGWSLDPDEEREEGTPRTPQTNQWKSSSQNLSQQESPGLEGESSVPETQTLSGWSKGFIGMHREMQVNPVSKRVGPITVVRMDSSVQPGPFRTLLQFLYTGQLDEKEKDLVGLAQIAEVLEMFDLRMMVENIMNKEAFMNQEITKAFHVRKANRIKECLSKGTFSDVTFRLDDGAISAHKPLLICSCRWMAAMFGGSFVESANSEVYLPNINKMSMQAVLDYLYTKQLSPNLDLDPLELIALANRFCLPHLVALAEQYAVQELTKAAMSGVGIDGEVLSYLELAQFHNAHQLAAWCLHHICTNYNSVCSKFRKEIKSKSADNQEYFERHRWPPVWYLKEEDHYQRVKREREKEDIALNKHHSRRKWCFWNSSPAVA, from the exons ATGTGGTATCAAGAAATCAAGCACTTTTGCCCTCGCACACCTGTTGTCCTAGTTGGCTGCCAGCTAGATCTCCGCTATGCTGATCTTGAAGCTGTTAATCGAGCCAGACGCCCTTTAGCAAG GCCCATAAAGAGAGGGGATATTCTGCCCCCCGAGAAAGGCCGGGAGGTTGCGAAGGAACTCGGTATACCGTACTACGAGACAAGTGTCTTTGACCAGTTCGGCATCAAGGATGTATTTGACAACGCAATCCGAGCAGCGCTGATTTCTCGCAGACACCTGCAGTTCTGGAAATCCCACCTAAAGAAGGTTCAGAAACCTTTACTTCAGGCACCATTCCTACCTCCAAAAGCCCCTCCGCCGGTCATCAAAGTTCCAGAATGTCCCACCACGGGGACGAGTGAAGCTGCCTGTTTACTGGACAATCCTCTGTGTGCCGACGTCCTGTTCATCCTTCAGGACCAGGAGCACATCTTTGCACATCGAATTTACCTCGCTACCTCCTCTTCCAaattttatgatctttttttaatggaatgtgAAGAAGCCCCAAATGGGAGTGAAGGAGttggtgagaaggagaagcagagcagggaTGTCCAGGGGCGGGGTTGGAGCCTTGACCCCGacgaagagagggaggaaggcacGCCCAGGACCCCTCAGACCAATCAGTGGAAGTCCTCAAGCCAGAACCTGTCCCAGCAGGAGAGTCCGGGGCTGGAAGGCGAGAGCTCGGTTCCAGAGACACAGACTTTGTCAGGCTGGAGCAAGGGGTTCATTGGCATGCACAGGGAGATGCAAGTCAACCCCGTTTCAAAGCGGGTGGGCCCCATCACCGTGGTCAGGATGGACTCCTCCGTCCAGCCAGGCCCTTTCCGGACCCTGCTCCAGTTTCTGTACACGGGACAACTGGATGAAAAGGAGAAGGACCTAGTGGGCCTGGCTCAGATTGCAGAGGTTCTAGAGATGTTTGATTTGAGGATGATGGTGGAAAACATCATGAACAAGGAAGCCTTCATGAACCAGGAGATTACGAAAGCGTTTCATGTCAGGAAGGCCAATCGGATAAAAGAGTGTCTCAGCAAAGGGACATTCTCAG ATGTGACATTCAGGCTGGACGATGGAGCCATCAGTGCCCACAAACCGTTGCTGATCTGTAGCTGCAGGTGGATGGCGGCCATGTTCGGGGGCTCGTTTGTGGAAAGCGCCAACagtgag GTGTATCTCCCGAACATAAACAAGATGTCAATGCAAGCGGTCTTGGATTATCTTTATACCAAGCAGTTGTCACCTAATTTGGACCTGGACCCACTGGAATTAATTGCCTTGGCAAACAGATTCTGCCTGCCACACTTGGTTGCACTTGCAG aGCAGTATGCTGTCCAGGAGCTGACCAAGGCCGCGATGAGTGGCGTGGGCATTGACGGCGAAGTGCTCTCATATTTGGAATTGGCCCAG TTCCACAATGCCCACCAGTTGGCCGCCTGGTGTCTGCACCACATCTGCACGAACTACAACAGTGTGTGTTCCAAGTTCCGCAAGGAGATCAAATCGAAATCTGCAG ACAACCAGGAATACTTTGAGCGGCACCGCTGGCCGCCGGTGTGGTATCTGAAGGAAGAAGACCACTACCAGCGTGTGAAAAGGGAACGCGAGAAGGAAGATATTGCACTAAATAAACATCACTCGAGACGAAAGTGGTGCTTCTGGAATTCGTCTCCAGCGGTCGcctga
- the RHOBTB1 gene encoding rho-related BTB domain-containing protein 1 isoform X2 — protein MALSDYHQEIPFFPAPKVLSVLVYRSDVVVLCFSIANPNSLNHVKTMWYQEIKHFCPRTPVVLVGCQLDLRYADLEAVNRARRPLARPIKRGDILPPEKGREVAKELGIPYYETSVFDQFGIKDVFDNAIRAALISRRHLQFWKSHLKKVQKPLLQAPFLPPKAPPPVIKVPECPTTGTSEAACLLDNPLCADVLFILQDQEHIFAHRIYLATSSSKFYDLFLMECEEAPNGSEGVGEKEKQSRDVQGRGWSLDPDEEREEGTPRTPQTNQWKSSSQNLSQQESPGLEGESSVPETQTLSGWSKGFIGMHREMQVNPVSKRVGPITVVRMDSSVQPGPFRTLLQFLYTGQLDEKEKDLVGLAQIAEVLEMFDLRMMVENIMNKEAFMNQEITKAFHVRKANRIKECLSKGTFSDVTFRLDDGAISAHKPLLICSCRWMAAMFGGSFVESANSEVYLPNINKMSMQAVLDYLYTKQLSPNLDLDPLELIALANRFCLPHLVALAEQYAVQELTKAAMSGVGIDGEVLSYLELAQFHNAHQLAAWCLHHICTNYNSVCSKFRKEIKSKSADNQEYFERHRWPPVWYLKEEDHYQRVKREREKEDIALNKHHSRRKWCFWNSSPAVA, from the exons ATGGCATTAAGCGACTATCATCAAGAGATTCCATTTTTTCCAGCCCCCAAGGTCCTGTCTGTACTTGTTTACAG GTCTGATGTTGTGGTCCTCTGCTTTTCGATCGCTAATCCCAATTCCCTAAATCATGTGAAAACCATGTGGTATCAAGAAATCAAGCACTTTTGCCCTCGCACACCTGTTGTCCTAGTTGGCTGCCAGCTAGATCTCCGCTATGCTGATCTTGAAGCTGTTAATCGAGCCAGACGCCCTTTAGCAAG GCCCATAAAGAGAGGGGATATTCTGCCCCCCGAGAAAGGCCGGGAGGTTGCGAAGGAACTCGGTATACCGTACTACGAGACAAGTGTCTTTGACCAGTTCGGCATCAAGGATGTATTTGACAACGCAATCCGAGCAGCGCTGATTTCTCGCAGACACCTGCAGTTCTGGAAATCCCACCTAAAGAAGGTTCAGAAACCTTTACTTCAGGCACCATTCCTACCTCCAAAAGCCCCTCCGCCGGTCATCAAAGTTCCAGAATGTCCCACCACGGGGACGAGTGAAGCTGCCTGTTTACTGGACAATCCTCTGTGTGCCGACGTCCTGTTCATCCTTCAGGACCAGGAGCACATCTTTGCACATCGAATTTACCTCGCTACCTCCTCTTCCAaattttatgatctttttttaatggaatgtgAAGAAGCCCCAAATGGGAGTGAAGGAGttggtgagaaggagaagcagagcagggaTGTCCAGGGGCGGGGTTGGAGCCTTGACCCCGacgaagagagggaggaaggcacGCCCAGGACCCCTCAGACCAATCAGTGGAAGTCCTCAAGCCAGAACCTGTCCCAGCAGGAGAGTCCGGGGCTGGAAGGCGAGAGCTCGGTTCCAGAGACACAGACTTTGTCAGGCTGGAGCAAGGGGTTCATTGGCATGCACAGGGAGATGCAAGTCAACCCCGTTTCAAAGCGGGTGGGCCCCATCACCGTGGTCAGGATGGACTCCTCCGTCCAGCCAGGCCCTTTCCGGACCCTGCTCCAGTTTCTGTACACGGGACAACTGGATGAAAAGGAGAAGGACCTAGTGGGCCTGGCTCAGATTGCAGAGGTTCTAGAGATGTTTGATTTGAGGATGATGGTGGAAAACATCATGAACAAGGAAGCCTTCATGAACCAGGAGATTACGAAAGCGTTTCATGTCAGGAAGGCCAATCGGATAAAAGAGTGTCTCAGCAAAGGGACATTCTCAG ATGTGACATTCAGGCTGGACGATGGAGCCATCAGTGCCCACAAACCGTTGCTGATCTGTAGCTGCAGGTGGATGGCGGCCATGTTCGGGGGCTCGTTTGTGGAAAGCGCCAACagtgag GTGTATCTCCCGAACATAAACAAGATGTCAATGCAAGCGGTCTTGGATTATCTTTATACCAAGCAGTTGTCACCTAATTTGGACCTGGACCCACTGGAATTAATTGCCTTGGCAAACAGATTCTGCCTGCCACACTTGGTTGCACTTGCAG aGCAGTATGCTGTCCAGGAGCTGACCAAGGCCGCGATGAGTGGCGTGGGCATTGACGGCGAAGTGCTCTCATATTTGGAATTGGCCCAG TTCCACAATGCCCACCAGTTGGCCGCCTGGTGTCTGCACCACATCTGCACGAACTACAACAGTGTGTGTTCCAAGTTCCGCAAGGAGATCAAATCGAAATCTGCAG ACAACCAGGAATACTTTGAGCGGCACCGCTGGCCGCCGGTGTGGTATCTGAAGGAAGAAGACCACTACCAGCGTGTGAAAAGGGAACGCGAGAAGGAAGATATTGCACTAAATAAACATCACTCGAGACGAAAGTGGTGCTTCTGGAATTCGTCTCCAGCGGTCGcctga